In the genome of Coturnix japonica isolate 7356 chromosome Z, Coturnix japonica 2.1, whole genome shotgun sequence, one region contains:
- the LIX1 gene encoding protein limb expression 1 homolog isoform X3: MDRTLESLQLVIARVLPHRDPALVFKDLNVVAILQEFWESKQKKKAILPSEGIIVYESLSSLGPPFVSYVTLPGGSCFGNFQSCLSRAEARRDAAKVALINSLFNELPCRRITKEFIMESVQEAVSSTSGNLKDADDPSTSIGAYHYMLESNIGKTMLEFQELMIVFQLLHWNGSLKALRETKCSRQCSLDEKMRSHMALDWIMKEQESPGIISQELQVALRELEEVRKAGHELRFYKEKKEILSLALSQIYSNKVTTSSWDDQMSLALHGYR, from the exons TGAATGTTGTAGCAATATTGCAAGAGTTctgggaaagcaaacagaagaagaagGCCATACTTCCAAGTGAAGGCATCATTGTCTATGAGTCACTGAGCAGCCTGGGCCCACCATTTGTGAGTTACGTTACCTTGCCTGGAGGAAGTTGTTTCGGTAACTTTCAG AGCTGTTTAAGCAGAGCAGAGGCAAGGCGAGATGCTGCAAAAGTGGCTCTGATCAACTCTCTCTTCAATGAACTGCCCTGCCGCAGAATCACAAAGGAATTCATCATGGAAAGTGTTCAGGAGGCTGTTTCCTCAACAAGT GGCAACCTAAAGGATGCTGATGACCCCAGCACTAGTATTGGAGCTTATCATTACATGCTAGAGTCAAACATTGGAAAGACAATGCTGGAATTTCAG GAGCTGATGATTGTCTTTCAGCTTCTGCATTGGAATGGAAGCCTTAAAGCCCTACGGGAAACAAAGTGCTCCAGGCAG TGTTCCTTAGATGAAAAGATGAGAAGTCACATGGCCTTGGACTGGATTATGAAGGAGCAAGAATCTCCAGGAATTATTTCGCAAGAGCTTCAAGTGGcactgagggaactggaagaAGTCAggaaagctggacatgaactGAGgttctacaaagaaaagaaagaaatacttagCTTAGCACTGAGTCAGATCTACAGCAATAAAGTTACCACTTCCTCGTGGGACGATCAAATGAGCTTGGCCCTACATGGCTACCGCTAA
- the LIX1 gene encoding protein limb expression 1 homolog isoform X1 — translation MDRTLESLQLVIARVLPHRDPALVFKDLNVVAILQEFWESKQKKKAILPSEGIIVYESLSSLGPPFVSYVTLPGGSCFGNFQSCLSRAEARRDAAKVALINSLFNELPCRRITKEFIMESVQEAVSSTSGNLKDADDPSTSIGAYHYMLESNIGKTMLEFQELMIVFQLLHWNGSLKALRETKCSRQEVISYYSQCSLDEKMRSHMALDWIMKEQESPGIISQELQVALRELEEVRKAGHELRFYKEKKEILSLALSQIYSNKVTTSSWDDQMSLALHGYR, via the exons TGAATGTTGTAGCAATATTGCAAGAGTTctgggaaagcaaacagaagaagaagGCCATACTTCCAAGTGAAGGCATCATTGTCTATGAGTCACTGAGCAGCCTGGGCCCACCATTTGTGAGTTACGTTACCTTGCCTGGAGGAAGTTGTTTCGGTAACTTTCAG AGCTGTTTAAGCAGAGCAGAGGCAAGGCGAGATGCTGCAAAAGTGGCTCTGATCAACTCTCTCTTCAATGAACTGCCCTGCCGCAGAATCACAAAGGAATTCATCATGGAAAGTGTTCAGGAGGCTGTTTCCTCAACAAGT GGCAACCTAAAGGATGCTGATGACCCCAGCACTAGTATTGGAGCTTATCATTACATGCTAGAGTCAAACATTGGAAAGACAATGCTGGAATTTCAG GAGCTGATGATTGTCTTTCAGCTTCTGCATTGGAATGGAAGCCTTAAAGCCCTACGGGAAACAAAGTGCTCCAGGCAG GAAGTAATTTCCTACTACTCCCAGTGTTCCTTAGATGAAAAGATGAGAAGTCACATGGCCTTGGACTGGATTATGAAGGAGCAAGAATCTCCAGGAATTATTTCGCAAGAGCTTCAAGTGGcactgagggaactggaagaAGTCAggaaagctggacatgaactGAGgttctacaaagaaaagaaagaaatacttagCTTAGCACTGAGTCAGATCTACAGCAATAAAGTTACCACTTCCTCGTGGGACGATCAAATGAGCTTGGCCCTACATGGCTACCGCTAA
- the LIX1 gene encoding protein limb expression 1 homolog isoform X2 yields the protein MDRTLESLQLVIARVLPHRDPALVFKDLNVVAILQEFWESKQKKKAILPSEGIIVYESLSSLGPPFVSYVTLPGGSCFGNFQSCLSRAEARRDAAKVALINSLFNELPCRRITKEFIMESVQEAVSSTSGNLKDADDPSTSIGAYHYMLESNIGKTMLEFQLLHWNGSLKALRETKCSRQEVISYYSQCSLDEKMRSHMALDWIMKEQESPGIISQELQVALRELEEVRKAGHELRFYKEKKEILSLALSQIYSNKVTTSSWDDQMSLALHGYR from the exons TGAATGTTGTAGCAATATTGCAAGAGTTctgggaaagcaaacagaagaagaagGCCATACTTCCAAGTGAAGGCATCATTGTCTATGAGTCACTGAGCAGCCTGGGCCCACCATTTGTGAGTTACGTTACCTTGCCTGGAGGAAGTTGTTTCGGTAACTTTCAG AGCTGTTTAAGCAGAGCAGAGGCAAGGCGAGATGCTGCAAAAGTGGCTCTGATCAACTCTCTCTTCAATGAACTGCCCTGCCGCAGAATCACAAAGGAATTCATCATGGAAAGTGTTCAGGAGGCTGTTTCCTCAACAAGT GGCAACCTAAAGGATGCTGATGACCCCAGCACTAGTATTGGAGCTTATCATTACATGCTAGAGTCAAACATTGGAAAGACAATGCTGGAATTTCAG CTTCTGCATTGGAATGGAAGCCTTAAAGCCCTACGGGAAACAAAGTGCTCCAGGCAG GAAGTAATTTCCTACTACTCCCAGTGTTCCTTAGATGAAAAGATGAGAAGTCACATGGCCTTGGACTGGATTATGAAGGAGCAAGAATCTCCAGGAATTATTTCGCAAGAGCTTCAAGTGGcactgagggaactggaagaAGTCAggaaagctggacatgaactGAGgttctacaaagaaaagaaagaaatacttagCTTAGCACTGAGTCAGATCTACAGCAATAAAGTTACCACTTCCTCGTGGGACGATCAAATGAGCTTGGCCCTACATGGCTACCGCTAA